In Felis catus isolate Fca126 chromosome A2, F.catus_Fca126_mat1.0, whole genome shotgun sequence, the following proteins share a genomic window:
- the KLHDC8B gene encoding kelch domain-containing protein 8B isoform X2 — MATGGGRAFAWQVFPPMPTCRVYGTVAYQDGHLLVLGGCGRAGLPLDTAETLDMASHTWLTLAPLPTARAGAAAVVLGKQVLVVGGVDEGQSPVAAVEAFLADEGRWERRATLPQAAMGVATVERGGRQGKLPVTAFEAFDLEACTWTRHPSLPSRRAFAGCAMAEGNVFSLGGLQQPGPHNFYSRPHFVNTVEMFDLEHGSWTKLPRSLRMRDKRADFVVGSLGGHIMAIGGLGNQPCPLGSVEGFSLARRRWEALPAMPTARCSCSSLQAGPRLFVIGGVAQGPSQAVEALCLRDGV, encoded by the exons ATGGCTACAGGAGGTGGCCGGGCCTTTGCTTGGCAGGTGTTCCCACCCATGCCCACCTGCCGGGTGTATGGCACAGTGGCATACCAGGATGGGCACCTGCTAGTGTTGGGGGGCTGTGGCCGGGCTGGACTGCCCCTGGACACTGCTGAGACACTGGACATGGCCTCGCATACATGGCTCACACTGGCACCCCTGCCCACGGCCCGGGCTGGTGCGGCTGCTGTGGTGCTGGGCAAGCAGGTGCTAGTGGTGGGCGGTGTGGATGAGGGCCAGAGCCCTGTAGCTGCTGTGGAGGCCTTCCTGGCTGATGAGGGCCGCTGGGAGCGTCGGGCCACCCTCCCTCAGGCAGCCATGGGGGTTGCAACTGTGGAGAGAG GGGGCCGCCAGGGAAAGCTCCCAGTGACTGCTTTTGAGGCTTTTGATCTGGAGGCCTGTACCTGGACCCGGCACCCAAGCCTGCCCAGCCGCCGAGCCTTTGCCGGCTGTGCCATGGCAGAAGGCAACGTCTTTAGCCTGGGTGGCCTGCAGCAGCCTGGGCCCCACAATTTCTACTCCCGCCCACATTTTGTCAACACTGTGGAGATGTTCGACCTGGAACATG GGTCCTGGACCAAGCTGCCCCGCAGCCTGCGCATGAGGGATAAGAGGGCCGACTTTGTGGTTGGCTCCCTTGGGGGCCACATCATGGCCATTGGGGGCCTTG GAAACCAGCCATGCCCTCTGGGCTCCGTGGAGGGCTTCAGCCTTGCACGGCGGCGCTGGGAGGCCCTGCCTGCCATGCCCACAGCCCGCTGCTCCTGTTCTAGTCTGCAGGCTGGGCCCCGGCTGTTTGTCATTGGGGGTGTGGCCCAGGGTCCTAGCCAAGCTGTGGAGGCACTGTGTCTGCGTGATGGGGTCTGA
- the KLHDC8B gene encoding kelch domain-containing protein 8B isoform X1, which produces MATGGGRAFAWQVFPPMPTCRVYGTVAYQDGHLLVLGGCGRAGLPLDTAETLDMASHTWLTLAPLPTARAGAAAVVLGKQVLVVGGVDEGQSPVAAVEAFLADEGRWERRATLPQAAMGVATVERDGMVYALGGMGPDTAPQAQVRVYEPRRDCWLSLPSMPTPCYGASTFLHGNKIYVLGGRQGKLPVTAFEAFDLEACTWTRHPSLPSRRAFAGCAMAEGNVFSLGGLQQPGPHNFYSRPHFVNTVEMFDLEHGSWTKLPRSLRMRDKRADFVVGSLGGHIMAIGGLGNQPCPLGSVEGFSLARRRWEALPAMPTARCSCSSLQAGPRLFVIGGVAQGPSQAVEALCLRDGV; this is translated from the exons ATGGCTACAGGAGGTGGCCGGGCCTTTGCTTGGCAGGTGTTCCCACCCATGCCCACCTGCCGGGTGTATGGCACAGTGGCATACCAGGATGGGCACCTGCTAGTGTTGGGGGGCTGTGGCCGGGCTGGACTGCCCCTGGACACTGCTGAGACACTGGACATGGCCTCGCATACATGGCTCACACTGGCACCCCTGCCCACGGCCCGGGCTGGTGCGGCTGCTGTGGTGCTGGGCAAGCAGGTGCTAGTGGTGGGCGGTGTGGATGAGGGCCAGAGCCCTGTAGCTGCTGTGGAGGCCTTCCTGGCTGATGAGGGCCGCTGGGAGCGTCGGGCCACCCTCCCTCAGGCAGCCATGGGGGTTGCAACTGTGGAGAGAG ATGGTATGGTGTATGCTCTGGGGGGAATGGGTCCTGACACGGCCCCCCAGGCCCAAGTTCGGGTGTATGAGCCCAGGCGGGACTGCTGGCTTTCACTACCCTCCATGCCCACACCCTGCTACGGGGCTTCCACCTTCCTGCACGGGAACAAGATCTATGTCCTGG GGGGCCGCCAGGGAAAGCTCCCAGTGACTGCTTTTGAGGCTTTTGATCTGGAGGCCTGTACCTGGACCCGGCACCCAAGCCTGCCCAGCCGCCGAGCCTTTGCCGGCTGTGCCATGGCAGAAGGCAACGTCTTTAGCCTGGGTGGCCTGCAGCAGCCTGGGCCCCACAATTTCTACTCCCGCCCACATTTTGTCAACACTGTGGAGATGTTCGACCTGGAACATG GGTCCTGGACCAAGCTGCCCCGCAGCCTGCGCATGAGGGATAAGAGGGCCGACTTTGTGGTTGGCTCCCTTGGGGGCCACATCATGGCCATTGGGGGCCTTG GAAACCAGCCATGCCCTCTGGGCTCCGTGGAGGGCTTCAGCCTTGCACGGCGGCGCTGGGAGGCCCTGCCTGCCATGCCCACAGCCCGCTGCTCCTGTTCTAGTCTGCAGGCTGGGCCCCGGCTGTTTGTCATTGGGGGTGTGGCCCAGGGTCCTAGCCAAGCTGTGGAGGCACTGTGTCTGCGTGATGGGGTCTGA
- the CCDC71 gene encoding coiled-coil domain-containing protein 71: MSVVVQHVEEKAVHSWSRISTAGKKALEEALLVFNPMSQDLSATEAQLVAFLQGLRDDGFQPTILRSGDVYGYSSCTANPPSQTKLQARAPTPAATSPPASAPRTAMRLPAGRATLLPMPLSGRLAKASTPALAKHATTNLLLSSLKQSSASRARGAAVGFPAHLYPGVYPAMRLSVVLEALVPLKTPMPCLGAKHKAQSLQLSLADSPLKLRKGPGKRPGNSRPKAPKSTSKGPKCLTHRGPRARPQQGTMPRKKTCKATGSLSGLQMKSGSALGTKTSQAKAARTLAKAAQAKVARTQARAAKARAKAKAAQMRAKAKAARIRAKAKAARIKAKAKAMRAKAKAVRAKAKAVGSKAKVTKTQSRSRGRPKGSVQTRTARRGQKSHPETVGQKRKRAEEAKDLPPRKRTRLGSRSPKAWLGPGTAKLLKFRAIKVDRRSSDDEVRQRAQRILRVNLSPVIQLQPLLPYSAL; this comes from the coding sequence ATGAGCGTGGTGGTGCAGCATGTGGAGGAGAAAGCTGTGCACTCCTGGTCGCGGATCTCCACGGCAGGGAAGAAGGCCCTGGAGGAGGCGCTGCTTGTCTTTAACCCCATGAGTCAGGATCTCAGTGCCACAGAGGCCCAGCTTGTAGCCTTCCTGCAGGGCCTGCGGGATGATGGCTTCCAACCTACCATCCTGCGCAGCGGTGATGTCTATGGCTATAGTTCATGCACAGCTAACCCCCCAAGCCAGACGAAGCTGCAAGCTcgtgcccccaccccagctgccaCATCACCTCCAGCCAGTGCTCCCCGAACTGCCATGCGACTGCCTGCAGGCCGGGCCACGCTGCTCCCTATGCCACTATCTGGAAGGCTGGCCAAAGCATCCACACCAGCCCTTGCCAAGCACGCTACCACCAACCTGCTGCTGAGCTCCCTGAAGCAGTCAAGTGCCAGCCGTGCCCGGGGTGCAGCAGTGGGCTTCCCTGCCCACCTCTATCCAGGTGTCTACCCTGCCATGCGGCTCTCTGTTGTCCTTGAGGCCCTGGTTCCACTAAAGACTCCCATGCCCTGCTTGGGTGCCAAGCACAAGGCACAGTCACTGCAGCTCTCACTTGCAGACTCTCCCCTGAAGCTGCGCAAAGGTCCAGGGAAGAGACCAGGGAACTCTCGGCCCAAAGCTcccaaaagcacaagcaagggcCCCAAATGTCTGACTCATAGAGGCCCCAGGGCCAGACCCCAACAAGGCACTATGCCCCGGAAAAAGACCTGCAAAGCTACTGGGTCCCTCAGTGGCCTACAAATGAAAagtggctctgccctgggcactAAAACATCCCAGGCCAAGGCAGCTCGAACACTGGCCAAAGCTGCCCAGGCCAAGGTGGCTCGAACACAGGCCAGAGCTGCCAAGGCCCGGGCGAAAGCCAAGGCAGCACAGATGAGGGCCAAGGCCAAGGCAGCACGGATCAGGGCCAAGGCCAAAGCAGCACGAATCAAGGCCAAAGCCAAGGCTATGCGGGCCAAGGCCAAGGCAGTGCGGGCTAAGGCCAAGGCAGTGGGATCTAAGGCCAAGGTAACTAAGACTCAGTCCAGGAGCAGAGGCAGGCCAAAAGGGTCTGTTCAGACCAGGACTGCAAGAAGGGGCCAGAAAAGCCACCCTGAGACTGTGgggcagaagaggaaaagggCTGAGGAGGCAAAGGATCTTCCTCCCCGGAAAAGAACACGACTTGGGTCCCGATCCCCTAAGGCATGGCTAGGGCCTGGAACAGCAAAGCTGCTGAAATTCCGGGCCATCAAGGTGGACAGGCGGTCCTCAGACGATGAGGTTCGGCAGCGGGCTCAGCGGATCCTCCGTGTGAACCTGTCCCCTGTAATACAGCTCCAGCCATTGCTGCCATACTCAGCACTCTGA